The Patescibacteria group bacterium genome window below encodes:
- a CDS encoding YdeI/OmpD-associated family protein — protein MTKTKKTISTGVVHTMPSDLKQALSSSPKILTTWESITPLARNEWICWVISSKKEKTRARRIKIAKDKLLAGLRRPCCWAGCSHR, from the coding sequence ATGACCAAGACCAAAAAAACTATCTCTACTGGAGTAGTCCACACCATGCCTTCTGATCTAAAACAAGCTCTTAGCTCTTCTCCTAAGATCTTAACTACTTGGGAGAGTATTACCCCACTGGCTCGTAATGAGTGGATTTGTTGGGTAATTTCTTCTAAAAAAGAGAAAACCAGAGCTCGTCGGATAAAGATAGCTAAAGATAAGCTACTTGCTGGTTTACGTCGCCCTTGTTGCTGGGCTGGTTGTTCACATCGTTAA
- a CDS encoding DEAD/DEAH box helicase → MSETKITFASLGIKDSILKVLSGLGLSTPTPIQAQAIPPALEGQDIIGIAQTGTGKTLAFGLPMLQRLSALKGRGLVVVPTRELASQVAQSIKKVGLPFGLKTAVLIGGEAIQKQLFLLRKNPHIVIATPGRLIDHLKRRTFSLDDVKTIVLDEADMMLDLGFAPQMEEILKLAPTDRQTMLFSATMPAAIAKLAAKYLKLPISIEVAPQGTTAETVDQEVIIVKGTDRFACLEDIIKKNKGSILVFVRTKHGVKEVVKKLAVSSHSVAEIHSNLSQSRRSKTLESFRSGRTRILVATDVASRGLDVKGIELVINYNLPDAHADYVHRIGRTGRAGRNGRAISFATPDQLRDISAIEKLINKKLSISNNTYSVEPKVNPINNNAPRGRSNNSEYPRTRKPHTPNNAQRGPRTGERSNRNEDRRTRERSNRNEDRRVGSGQPKQRRFSNNNQGSSSANGSRPQYGRNNGGRKFNTNRSSNRER, encoded by the coding sequence ATGTCAGAAACAAAAATCACTTTTGCGTCTTTAGGTATTAAAGACTCAATACTTAAGGTTCTTTCCGGGCTTGGTTTAAGTACACCCACCCCGATTCAAGCCCAAGCTATCCCACCGGCCCTGGAAGGGCAGGATATAATTGGTATTGCCCAAACCGGCACAGGCAAAACTTTAGCCTTTGGTCTTCCAATGTTACAAAGATTATCTGCGCTAAAGGGGCGTGGTCTAGTGGTTGTCCCAACTAGAGAGCTGGCCAGCCAGGTAGCGCAAAGTATTAAGAAAGTAGGTTTACCCTTTGGACTTAAAACAGCTGTTTTAATCGGGGGTGAAGCTATCCAAAAACAACTTTTTCTTTTAAGAAAAAATCCTCATATAGTTATTGCTACTCCAGGTCGTTTAATAGATCACTTAAAGCGTCGTACCTTCAGTCTTGATGATGTAAAAACCATAGTATTAGATGAAGCTGATATGATGCTTGATCTTGGTTTTGCGCCTCAGATGGAAGAGATCCTTAAACTTGCCCCAACAGATAGACAAACCATGCTTTTTTCGGCTACTATGCCGGCGGCTATTGCCAAATTAGCAGCCAAGTATCTTAAGTTACCAATTAGTATTGAAGTAGCTCCACAGGGTACTACCGCTGAAACCGTTGATCAGGAAGTAATTATTGTAAAAGGTACAGATCGTTTTGCTTGTTTGGAAGATATTATTAAGAAGAATAAAGGTTCAATTTTGGTTTTTGTCAGAACCAAGCATGGTGTAAAGGAAGTAGTAAAAAAACTAGCTGTTTCATCTCATTCAGTAGCTGAAATTCATTCCAATCTCTCCCAAAGTCGTCGTAGTAAGACTTTAGAGTCTTTTAGAAGTGGTAGGACCAGAATTCTGGTAGCGACCGACGTGGCTTCTCGTGGACTTGATGTAAAGGGAATTGAGTTGGTCATTAACTATAATCTACCGGACGCTCATGCCGATTATGTTCATCGTATCGGTAGAACAGGTAGAGCTGGTCGTAACGGTAGGGCAATCTCTTTTGCCACTCCTGATCAATTAAGAGATATTAGTGCTATTGAAAAACTTATTAACAAGAAATTGTCTATTAGTAATAATACTTACTCTGTTGAGCCCAAGGTAAATCCTATCAACAATAATGCCCCTAGAGGTAGAAGTAATAATTCCGAGTACCCAAGAACCAGGAAGCCACATACTCCTAATAACGCACAAAGGGGTCCGAGAACTGGAGAAAGAAGCAATAGAAACGAAGACAGAAGAACCAGAGAAAGGAGCAATAGAAACGAAGATAGGAGAGTTGGAAGCGGACAGCCCAAACAAAGACGTTTTAGTAATAACAATCAAGGAAGTTCTTCAGCTAATGGAAGCAGACCACAGTATGGTCGTAATAACGGTGGACGTAAATTTAATACCAACCGATCATCTAATAGGGAAAGATAG
- the dcm gene encoding DNA (cytosine-5-)-methyltransferase has product MAKLYTVLEASNIINVSPDTIRRWEKKGLIRADRSKLNYRLFNIEELQRIINKNNGNQKKNYYKILKSKEKSDYSVIELFAGAGGTAIGFEHAGLRHVLLSDIDKNSVQTLKMNKPKWNVVQADITKMDFKGLKADIVEGGFPCQAFSYAGKKLGFEDARGTLFFDFARCVKEVRPKVLMGENVRGLLKHENGKTLKSILNVLIELGYNVAFRVLKAQYFDVPQKRERLIILGVRKDLDLPIFFPKEKDYTISLREALENCPYSEGQKYPERKKEIMDLIPPGGYWRDLPLDLQKEYMRSSYYMGGGKTGMARRLSWDEPSLTLTCAPAQKQTERCHPEETRPLNVREYARIQTFPDTWKFSGPISSQYKQIGNAVPANLGYHIGRCIIAMLDKKIDSKTMYKVEPIDKIDDLIQLNLFGY; this is encoded by the coding sequence ATGGCTAAGTTATATACAGTCTTAGAAGCTTCTAATATTATTAATGTCTCCCCAGATACCATAAGGCGTTGGGAGAAGAAAGGGCTTATTAGGGCTGATAGATCAAAATTAAATTATAGACTTTTTAATATTGAAGAATTACAGAGGATTATTAATAAAAATAATGGTAATCAAAAAAAGAACTATTATAAAATATTAAAAAGTAAAGAAAAGTCAGATTATTCGGTAATTGAGTTATTTGCTGGTGCTGGAGGTACGGCTATTGGTTTTGAACATGCTGGACTTAGACATGTTTTATTATCTGATATTGATAAAAATAGTGTACAGACCTTAAAAATGAATAAACCAAAATGGAATGTTGTTCAGGCTGATATTACAAAAATGGATTTTAAAGGTTTAAAAGCTGATATTGTTGAGGGTGGATTTCCTTGTCAGGCATTTAGTTATGCTGGTAAAAAACTAGGATTTGAAGACGCAAGAGGAACTCTATTTTTTGATTTTGCAAGATGCGTTAAAGAAGTTAGGCCAAAAGTTTTAATGGGTGAAAATGTAAGAGGTCTATTAAAGCATGAAAATGGAAAAACCTTGAAATCTATTTTAAATGTTTTAATTGAATTAGGTTACAACGTAGCTTTTAGGGTTTTAAAAGCTCAATATTTTGATGTACCACAAAAAAGAGAAAGACTAATAATATTGGGTGTTCGGAAAGATTTAGATTTACCAATATTTTTTCCAAAAGAAAAGGATTATACGATCTCTTTAAGAGAGGCTCTTGAAAATTGCCCTTATTCAGAAGGACAAAAATATCCAGAGAGAAAAAAAGAAATAATGGATCTTATTCCTCCTGGAGGGTATTGGCGAGATCTTCCACTTGATCTACAGAAAGAATATATGAGGTCAAGTTACTATATGGGAGGCGGTAAGACAGGCATGGCTCGTAGACTTTCATGGGATGAGCCTAGTCTTACATTAACATGTGCTCCAGCTCAAAAACAGACAGAAAGGTGCCACCCTGAAGAAACCAGACCTCTTAACGTTAGGGAGTATGCAAGAATACAAACATTTCCTGATACTTGGAAATTTTCTGGTCCAATATCTTCTCAATATAAGCAAATCGGAAATGCTGTTCCAGCTAATTTAGGATATCATATAGGACGCTGTATTATTGCTATGCTGGATAAAAAGATAGACTCTAAGACAATGTATAAAGTTGAGCCAATAGATAAAATAGATGACCTTATACAGTTAAATCTTTTTGGATATTGA
- a CDS encoding FISUMP domain-containing protein, which produces MPKLVLNKSVKKENIIRPGFTLVQMIIAVAIVGVIGVLVLISMQDTRAKSRDTKRVKDAQNITLALQLYKNNTGEYPQTLTPGEPLEFNNTIYMEKVPTNPTPRADGDCLDKDYSYASDGNNYVLSFCLSADQENFSAGVNLCDNGECGAGEAMPLFDYEGNSYSTVAIGGQLWMADNLKTRYKPNGTLLTNMQTNSERDCIQSNNTRGTESHCNQGYTLYTWDGAMNGSSEAGARGICPLGWHIPTDNEFHILEKYLSNNNPDCNPARLNDWKCSPAGSRIKSGGDSGFNALLPGFRGGGSWFSHFGNYAYFWLSDPTETTTKFVRGLYATANTVYRDLIGALPSNYSMSVRCLKD; this is translated from the coding sequence ATGCCAAAATTAGTTTTAAATAAATCAGTTAAAAAAGAAAATATTATCCGTCCGGGTTTTACTTTAGTTCAGATGATTATTGCGGTGGCGATTGTGGGAGTTATCGGAGTTTTAGTGTTAATTAGTATGCAAGATACTAGAGCTAAGAGTAGAGACACTAAACGAGTTAAGGATGCCCAGAATATAACTTTGGCTTTGCAGCTTTATAAGAACAATACGGGAGAATATCCCCAAACGCTTACCCCAGGTGAACCTCTGGAGTTTAACAATACGATTTACATGGAGAAGGTGCCAACTAATCCAACCCCTAGAGCAGACGGAGATTGTTTAGATAAGGATTATTCTTACGCTTCAGACGGCAATAATTATGTTTTAAGTTTTTGTTTATCTGCTGATCAAGAGAATTTCTCAGCGGGTGTTAATCTTTGTGATAACGGAGAATGCGGAGCCGGGGAAGCTATGCCGTTATTTGATTATGAAGGCAACTCTTACTCGACGGTAGCTATTGGTGGACAGCTTTGGATGGCTGATAATTTAAAGACAAGGTATAAACCAAATGGAACATTATTAACTAATATGCAAACCAATTCAGAACGTGATTGCATTCAATCTAATAATACCAGAGGTACGGAGAGTCATTGTAATCAAGGCTACACTCTTTATACTTGGGATGGTGCCATGAACGGATCTAGCGAAGCCGGCGCGCGCGGTATTTGTCCTTTGGGTTGGCATATCCCAACAGATAATGAATTTCATATTTTGGAAAAATACCTTTCTAATAATAACCCGGATTGTAACCCTGCTCGTTTAAATGACTGGAAGTGTAGTCCGGCTGGTTCAAGAATTAAGTCAGGAGGTGATTCTGGTTTTAATGCTCTTTTACCGGGCTTCAGAGGAGGTGGTTCCTGGTTTTCTCATTTTGGTAACTATGCTTATTTTTGGCTTTCTGATCCAACAGAAACAACAACTAAATTTGTTAGAGGACTATATGCTACCGCTAACACTGTTTATCGTGATCTAATTGGTGCGTTGCCCAGTAATTACAGTATGTCAGTCCGTTGTCTTAAGGA
- a CDS encoding cupin domain-containing protein, translating into MQGYHGNIEKLTKENNNFRQVLYTGKHSQLVLMSLLPGEEIGEEIHDVDQFFRLDQGQGKAIIDGHEYQIEDGHALVVPAGATHNIINISESETLKLYTLYCPPHHQDGIVHEDKLTAERDEEHFDGQTTE; encoded by the coding sequence ATGCAAGGTTATCATGGTAATATAGAAAAACTAACCAAGGAAAATAATAATTTTAGACAAGTTCTTTATACTGGCAAACATTCTCAATTGGTTTTAATGTCTCTTTTGCCGGGCGAGGAGATAGGTGAAGAGATACATGATGTTGATCAGTTTTTTCGTTTAGATCAAGGCCAAGGTAAGGCTATTATAGATGGGCATGAATACCAAATTGAAGACGGGCATGCTTTGGTGGTACCAGCTGGGGCTACTCATAATATTATTAATATCTCAGAAAGTGAGACCCTAAAGCTTTATACTCTGTATTGCCCTCCTCACCATCAGGACGGGATTGTTCACGAGGATAAATTAACGGCCGAAAGAGACGAGGAACATTTTGATGGCCAAACCACTGAGTAG
- a CDS encoding EamA family transporter, which yields MSWIFYAILSAFFASLVAIFGKIGIKGVDSNLAVAIRTVVIVVFAWGIVWIQGNASDIFKISKFSYTFIILSAIATGLSWMFYYKALQLGEASRVAPIDKLSIALTIILAFIILEEKPTVGNVLGGVLVTAGVLTTVFVK from the coding sequence ATGAGTTGGATATTTTATGCTATTTTATCCGCTTTTTTTGCCTCATTGGTGGCTATTTTCGGCAAGATTGGCATTAAGGGTGTAGACAGTAATTTAGCCGTAGCTATTCGTACGGTAGTGATAGTAGTTTTTGCCTGGGGTATAGTTTGGATACAAGGTAATGCTTCGGATATTTTTAAGATTTCCAAATTTTCTTACACTTTTATTATCCTCTCTGCTATTGCTACTGGTCTGTCTTGGATGTTTTATTATAAAGCATTGCAATTGGGAGAAGCTTCTCGAGTGGCCCCGATTGATAAGCTAAGTATTGCCCTAACCATTATTCTGGCTTTTATTATTTTAGAAGAAAAACCGACAGTGGGTAATGTTTTAGGTGGAGTTTTGGTAACAGCCGGAGTCTTAACTACGGTTTTTGTTAAATAG
- a CDS encoding thioredoxin family protein has protein sequence MNRNILLIILAFLVVAIIAVAILSKRMEEEQLMMEQETLMPADSFYEENGLEEANMEDETMEEQSGGSYLEYSEATTISEINKGQTVVLFFKANWCPTCLDASANFTTRTEEIPANVSLLEVDYDSAIDLRSRYGVITQHTFVQLDENQELVNTWISGDISALKSNLK, from the coding sequence ATGAACAGAAATATTTTATTAATCATACTTGCCTTTTTAGTAGTTGCCATTATCGCCGTCGCTATTTTGTCAAAAAGAATGGAAGAAGAACAACTAATGATGGAGCAAGAGACTCTAATGCCTGCAGATTCTTTTTATGAAGAAAATGGTTTAGAAGAAGCAAATATGGAAGATGAAACAATGGAAGAACAAAGTGGTGGATCATACCTTGAATACAGTGAAGCAACAACTATCTCTGAGATAAATAAAGGACAAACAGTAGTGCTTTTCTTTAAAGCAAACTGGTGTCCAACCTGTCTGGATGCCTCAGCTAATTTTACAACTCGCACCGAAGAAATACCGGCCAATGTTTCTTTATTAGAGGTTGATTATGATTCAGCTATTGACTTACGCTCTCGTTACGGCGTAATAACCCAACACACTTTTGTCCAACTTGATGAAAACCAAGAATTGGTTAATACTTGGATCTCGGGAGACATTTCCGCTCTAAAAAGTAATCTTAAATAA
- a CDS encoding AI-2E family transporter: protein MIKNHHSNYFLFLALAGSMVVVYFIAKPFLSPLILAAIFAFLFQPIYKKLLNHLKKRESLAAFFTTIIAVVLVLLPVTFLGIQIFKESSQLYQSLVNEGGGDFVGAIENALNQARGILPIPEDFQIDIGQYVKQGLAFLIENLGAVFSSFAKMLLNLLVFLIAFYFLLKDGSKLKNYLVVLSPLDDTDDEFIVSRLKTAVSAAVKGNLTIGLIQGVLTGIGFAIFGVPNAVLWGSVSVISAFLPGIGTALVITPAIIFLFITGNTFGAIGLLVWGVTAVGLVDNFLGPRLVGRGMQLHPLMVFIAILGGLAFFGPLGFLLGPLAMSVCLALIEIYASLKGRGNKTA from the coding sequence ATGATCAAAAATCATCATTCTAATTATTTTCTGTTTCTTGCCTTGGCAGGCTCCATGGTCGTTGTCTATTTTATAGCTAAGCCATTTTTGAGTCCGCTTATTTTAGCCGCTATCTTCGCTTTTCTTTTTCAGCCGATCTATAAAAAGCTTTTAAATCATCTAAAAAAACGAGAAAGCCTGGCAGCTTTTTTTACAACCATTATTGCGGTTGTTTTGGTCTTATTACCGGTAACTTTTCTCGGAATCCAAATTTTTAAAGAGTCTAGTCAGCTGTATCAATCTTTGGTTAATGAAGGTGGTGGCGATTTTGTTGGGGCAATTGAAAATGCTCTTAATCAAGCTCGTGGCATTCTTCCGATTCCTGAAGATTTTCAAATTGATATTGGTCAGTATGTTAAACAAGGACTTGCGTTTTTAATTGAAAACCTTGGTGCTGTGTTTTCAAGTTTTGCTAAAATGCTTCTTAATTTACTTGTTTTCCTTATCGCTTTTTATTTCCTACTTAAAGATGGCAGTAAGTTAAAGAATTATCTGGTGGTTTTGAGTCCTTTAGATGATACTGATGATGAGTTTATTGTATCTCGCTTAAAGACCGCAGTGTCGGCAGCTGTCAAAGGTAATCTCACTATTGGTCTTATTCAAGGTGTTTTAACGGGTATTGGTTTTGCGATCTTTGGAGTGCCAAACGCCGTATTATGGGGAAGTGTGTCCGTTATATCCGCTTTTTTACCAGGTATCGGTACTGCCCTGGTTATTACTCCGGCAATTATATTTCTCTTTATTACTGGCAATACCTTTGGTGCGATAGGGCTTTTGGTTTGGGGAGTAACCGCTGTTGGCCTTGTTGATAACTTCCTTGGCCCCAGACTGGTTGGTCGCGGGATGCAATTACACCCACTAATGGTCTTTATCGCTATTTTGGGTGGGCTAGCCTTTTTTGGACCATTAGGTTTTCTCCTGGGTCCGCTCGCCATGAGTGTTTGTCTTGCCTTAATTGAAATCTACGCCTCGCTTAAGGGTCGGGGGAATAAGACGGCATAA